Proteins encoded in a region of the Neodiprion virginianus isolate iyNeoVirg1 chromosome 2, iyNeoVirg1.1, whole genome shotgun sequence genome:
- the LOC124297754 gene encoding uncharacterized protein LOC124297754, with amino-acid sequence MPKVLKDSRYVTRRQRRRQIKEEYRKLCNTNDNSSIPRHIPATVCTCTDTKSNTAEFNNGGITADVQLDPIDSNNIALSEPIHENLNDNVNFSDSSGGSLPQKCKPDPNIDKSDLRNDLRNWVVNCCINHSNVNALLKILVKHGHDVPLDARTLLQTPRKLEIIDMSPGHYYHFGLAQGLVRSVAKYYSTENCPKELQININVDGLPLTKSSGSQFWPILASIETDFYTEPFIVGLYHGNEKPHDSNEFMKYFTEECDRIIDAGLSIGNKTVPIKINAFVSDTPAKCFITGTKGHNAYFGCGKCVQEGEFIDNRVTYPETTARLRTNESFRLKTNEEHHKKTSILENLFIDMILDFPIDYMHLVCLGVMKKLLQFWIKGNKDVRMTNFHRKRASDLLLSLNKSISKEFSRKARPLEEVDRFKATELRQLLLYTGPIVFLDNLPSDKYNHFLCLSVAIRILASPEYHIKLNDYARQLLQYFVESFPLLYGHQHVSYNVHNLIHLCNDVKLKGPLDKFSAFKFENYMQKIKKLLITSSKPLAQLIKRHQEECKINVQSEKFEYPIIKYANIEETSNGKKNIQSIRYRDFFISTKIPDNCCCLKDGAIIEVSRIHLENKIIYLTGQKFLNPKSFFKIPCESSKIGIQLVDRQHQLVKVCISNIKLKCLKFKLTDSENVVTPLLHHS; translated from the coding sequence ATGCCTAAGGTATTGAAAGATTCTCGGTATGTGACGAGAAGGCAACGAAGACGTCAAATTAAAGAAGAGTATCGGAAACTCTGTAATACCAATGACAATTCATCGATTCCTCGCCATATCCCAGCAACAGTTTGTACTTGTACAGATACAAAGTCTAATACAGCTGAGTTCAACAATGGTGGCATTACTGCAGACGTACAGCTTGATCCAATAGATTCCAACAATATTGCCTTAAGTGAACCTATTCACGAAAACCTCAATGATAATGTCAACTTTAGTGACAGTAGTGGTGGTAGCTTGCCTCAAAAATGCAAGCCGGACCCTAACATTGATAAATCAGACTTACGGAATGATCTTCGAAACTGGGTTGTTAATTGTTGCATCAATCATAGCAATGTTAATgctttattgaaaattttagttAAACATGGACACGACGTACCTCTAGATGCAAGAACTTTACTTCAAACTCCTCGAAAGCTGGAAATTATTGATATGAGTCCTGggcattattatcattttggTCTAGCGCAAGGTTTAGTAAGAAGTGTTGCCAAGTATTATTCAACTGAAAATTGTCCGAAAGAATTACAAATCAACATTAATGTCGATGGACTTCCCTTGACAAAAAGTTCAGGCAGCCAATTTTGGCCTATACTAGCATCTATCGAAACAGATTTTTACACCGAACCCTTCATCGTCGGTCTATATCATGGTAATGAGAAGCCTCATGATAGTAATGAATTTATGAAGTACTTCACCGAAGAGTGTGATAGGATCATTGATGCAGGTTTGAGTATAGGTAATAAAACAGTTCCCATTAAAATTAATGCATTTGTTTCCGATACACCTGCGAAATGTTTCATTACTGGAACCAAAGGGCATAACGCTTATTTTGGCTGTGGGAAATGTGTGCAGGAAGGAGAATTCATTGATAATCGAGTGACATACCCTGAGACAACAGCAAGATTACGAACTAACGAATCATTTAGACTGAAAACCAATGAAGAGCATCACAAAAAAACATCTATCCTTGAAAACTTATTTATCGACATGATATTAGATTTTCCAATAGATTATATGCACTTGGTCTGTTTAGGTGTAATGAAAAAACTGTTACAGTTTTGGATCAAAGGAAACAAAGATGTTAgaatgacaaattttcaccgtaAACGAGCGTCAGATCTATTACTATCATTAAATAAATCCATATCAAAGGAATTTTCGAGAAAGGCAAGACCTTTGGAGGAAGTAGATCGGTTCAAGGCTACTGAACTACGACAGTTGTTATTATATACTGGACCAATAGTATTTCTCGATAATTTGCCGAGTGACAAATACAATCATTTCCTATGCTTGAGCGTTGCGATTCGAATTTTAGCGAGCCCTGAATACCAcataaaattgaacgattaTGCCAGACAACTGCTACAGTATTTTGTTGAATCTTTTCCATTACTCTATGGTCACCAGCATGTGTCATACAACGTGCATAATTTGATACACCTTTGTAATGATGTAAAGTTGAAAGGGCCTCTAGATAAATTTAGTGcgtttaaatttgaaaattatatgcaaaaaattaaaaagttatTAATAACATCCAGCAAGCCTTTAGCACAACTTATAAAACGTCATCAAGAAGAATGTAAAATCAACGTCcaatctgaaaaatttgaatatccaATCATAAAATATGCAAACATTGAAGAGACCAGTAATGgcaaaaaaaacattcaatcTATTCGGTatcgtgatttttttataagtaCAAAAATTCCTGACAATTGCTGTTGCTTAAAAGATGGTGCAATTATCGAAGTATCGAGAATTCatctcgaaaataaaataatatatctaACAggtcagaaatttttaaacccGAAATCATTCTTCAAAATACCATGTGAATCTTCAAAAATTGGAATACAACTTGTTGATAGACAGCATCAACTTGTGAAAGTTTGCATTTCCAACattaaattgaaatgtctaaaattcaaattaaccGATAGTGAAAATGTGGTCACTCCATTGTTGCATCATTCATAA